In a genomic window of Homo sapiens chromosome 22, GRCh38.p14 Primary Assembly:
- the LOC124905115 gene encoding uncharacterized protein LOC124905115 produces MLTMAQNCRDELVNLFTLHRVGLTRLPGLSTFEGVHVITLKSNHGRQLEGVQTTDGKTGLLEVTALPFEATQEIGAGTGAAWVPGGGAERALGGSWALGSSPSPASH; encoded by the exons ATGCTAACTATGGCACAG AACTGCCGAGACGAGCTGGTTAACTTGTTCACACTACATCGTGTTGGACTGACAAGGCTCCCAGGGCTCAGCACCTTTGAAGGTGTGCACGTCATCACCCTAAAGTCAAACCACGGGCGCCAGCTGGAGGGGGTGCAGACCACAG ATGGGAAGACTGGACTGCTCGAAGTTACAGCACTGCCGTTCGAAGCCACGCAAGAAATCGGGGCAGGGACGGGGGCAGCATGGGTGCCAGGTGGAGGTGCAGAGAGAGCGCTGGGTGGTTCCTGGGCCCTGGGTTCTAGTCCCAGTCCAGCTAGCCACTGA